From the Flavimarina sp. Hel_I_48 genome, one window contains:
- the purB gene encoding adenylosuccinate lyase yields MLNALEAVSPIDGRYHRKTASLTAFFSEKALIKYRIKVEVEYFIALCELPLPQLKNVDPKHFDTLRNLYLDFTTEDAQTVKDIEKVTNHDVKAIEYFIKQQFDALDLAEYKEFIHFGLTSQDINNTAIPLSLKDAINEIYLPQLEEVQVVLANLAEEWDTVPMLARTHGQPASPTRLGKEIEVFSVRLKEQLRLLNDIPSAAKFGGATGNYNAHQVAYPAIDWKKFGNEFVHGKLKLHHSFPTTQIEHYDHMAALFDNLKRINTILIDLDRDFWTYISMDYFKQKIKEGEVGSSAMPHKVNPIDFENSEGNLGMANAIFEHLSAKLPISRMQRDLTDSTVLRNIGVPLGHTLIGLQSTLKGLHKLVLNASKFDADLENNWAVVSEAIQTILRREGYTNPYEALKGLTRTNAVISKESIASFVETLEISDEVKRELQAITPQNYTGI; encoded by the coding sequence ATGCTCAACGCCCTTGAAGCCGTATCGCCCATAGACGGCAGATATCACAGAAAAACTGCCTCACTGACCGCTTTTTTTTCGGAAAAAGCCCTTATAAAATACAGGATTAAGGTAGAAGTGGAATATTTTATTGCTCTTTGCGAACTACCACTCCCACAGCTAAAAAATGTTGATCCCAAACATTTTGATACCCTACGGAATTTGTATCTGGATTTCACGACCGAAGATGCGCAGACCGTAAAAGATATTGAAAAAGTTACCAATCATGATGTAAAAGCCATTGAATACTTTATAAAACAGCAATTTGACGCGCTGGATCTCGCCGAATATAAAGAGTTTATACATTTTGGCCTTACCTCACAGGACATCAATAACACCGCGATTCCGTTAAGTTTAAAAGATGCCATAAATGAAATTTATCTTCCCCAGTTAGAAGAAGTACAGGTGGTTTTGGCGAATCTTGCCGAAGAATGGGACACCGTGCCAATGCTCGCAAGAACACATGGCCAACCGGCATCTCCCACCCGGCTGGGTAAAGAAATTGAAGTTTTCAGCGTTCGTCTTAAAGAGCAGTTACGCTTATTGAATGATATCCCCAGTGCGGCAAAATTTGGTGGAGCGACGGGCAATTACAATGCGCATCAAGTGGCCTACCCCGCCATTGACTGGAAAAAATTTGGTAACGAATTTGTACATGGGAAATTGAAATTACACCATTCTTTTCCCACTACTCAGATAGAACATTACGACCATATGGCAGCGCTTTTTGACAATCTAAAGCGTATTAATACCATACTTATAGACCTTGATCGTGATTTCTGGACGTATATTTCCATGGATTATTTCAAGCAAAAAATCAAAGAAGGGGAAGTAGGTTCTTCGGCGATGCCGCATAAAGTAAATCCCATCGATTTTGAAAATAGCGAGGGAAATCTTGGTATGGCCAATGCTATTTTTGAACATCTTTCGGCGAAGTTGCCTATCTCGCGTATGCAGCGTGACCTGACAGACAGTACGGTTTTGCGTAACATTGGGGTGCCATTGGGCCATACGCTTATCGGTTTACAAAGTACGCTCAAGGGACTTCATAAACTGGTGCTGAATGCCTCAAAATTTGACGCTGATCTGGAAAATAACTGGGCAGTGGTTTCCGAAGCCATTCAAACAATTTTACGACGCGAAGGGTATACAAATCCTTATGAAGCCCTAAAAGGACTTACGCGAACAAATGCCGTGATATCAAAAGAATCTATCGCATCTTTTGTTGAAACCTTAGAAATAAGTGATGAAGTAAAACGGGAATTACAAGCAATTACGCCCCAAAATTATACTGGGATTTAA
- a CDS encoding SIR2 family NAD-dependent protein deacylase, which produces MLKKIFILTGAGISAESGLKTFRDADGLWEGHDIMDVATPEGWKANQELVLDFYNQRRKQLLSVQPNAAHKALVELEEHFDVTIITQNVDDLHERAGSKKVIHLHGELLKARSSADEHDIVSWQKDIKMGDLCAKKSQMRPHVVWFGEAVPLLDDAARAVMQADIVLIVGTSMQVYPAAGLIDYAPANAELYFIDPQPNIQSAHNLKVIAENASTGVPTLVNELIKNT; this is translated from the coding sequence ATGTTAAAAAAAATATTTATACTTACCGGAGCTGGCATTAGCGCAGAGAGCGGACTCAAGACATTTAGGGATGCTGACGGGCTATGGGAAGGTCACGATATCATGGATGTTGCGACACCAGAAGGCTGGAAAGCAAATCAGGAGTTGGTGCTCGATTTCTACAATCAACGCCGGAAACAATTACTAAGTGTACAACCCAATGCCGCGCACAAAGCACTCGTTGAACTGGAAGAGCACTTTGATGTAACTATCATAACCCAGAATGTGGATGATCTCCATGAGCGCGCAGGCAGTAAAAAAGTTATTCACTTGCATGGCGAACTATTAAAAGCGCGCAGCAGTGCCGATGAGCATGATATCGTTTCCTGGCAAAAAGATATAAAAATGGGCGATTTGTGCGCTAAAAAAAGTCAGATGCGGCCTCATGTGGTTTGGTTTGGGGAAGCCGTACCGCTACTCGATGATGCGGCACGAGCGGTAATGCAAGCAGATATAGTACTTATTGTGGGCACATCCATGCAGGTCTATCCTGCGGCCGGACTCATTGACTACGCCCCGGCAAATGCTGAGCTTTATTTCATTGACCCACAGCCCAACATACAGTCTGCCCACAACTTAAAGGTAATTGCAGAAAATGCCTCTACCGGAGTCCCCACACTCGTCAATGAACTCATTAAAAATACATAA
- a CDS encoding CHRD domain-containing protein — protein MKKIYFLFVILVAGLTSCQDDDSDVISDGTGNRGSYDLKATSSDGVNAQVGFVEKNDGSTDITVVLLKVMEGTYPVNILSNSVVEGGEVEISLNPIDGSSRTSVTNITSLSFEELINYDGHINIQSSSDAQNIVSQGDIGDNKLTGESIEYILASQAIDDISGTATLEQRRSGATLLTIALDGTPDGASHPAHIHTNSAAETGGIVIDLKAVNGTSGMSMTHIESFNDGTAVDYSDLLNYDGYINVHLSADNLATLVAQSDIGANELTGETKEYVLGSVSDPDIMGSATFSQRKDGSALVELNLEGTTDGNSHPAHIHMNSAAETGAIAIDLKEVDGATGRSATQVEAFNDGTSIGYEGLLEYDGYINVHASLADITTLLAQGDIGVNELTGNTKEYALGSVSNPDISGTATFSERMDGTTLVELNLEGTSDGNAHPAHIHMNTAAETGDIVIDLKDVDGATGMSATQVEAFNDDTAVEYAALLEYDGYINVHESSLNITTLLAQGDIGQNELTGSKQSYILNDVSNPAISGVASFAERVNGETLVTLSLNGTSSGSLFPAHIHAGSVAEAPGDIVITLSSVVGATGLSKTNVAAYNDDTPITYTEMLAIDGYINAHLSADDLGVLVAQGNVGVNDN, from the coding sequence ATGAAAAAAATTTATTTCTTATTTGTGATCCTGGTTGCTGGGTTAACATCCTGTCAGGACGATGACTCAGATGTAATTTCAGATGGGACAGGCAACCGTGGTTCTTATGACCTTAAAGCTACATCTAGTGATGGAGTTAATGCTCAAGTTGGATTTGTTGAAAAAAATGATGGTTCCACAGATATTACAGTTGTTTTATTAAAGGTTATGGAAGGAACATACCCCGTAAATATTCTATCAAACAGTGTGGTTGAAGGTGGGGAAGTTGAAATTTCTTTAAATCCAATTGATGGATCCAGTCGCACAAGTGTTACAAATATTACCTCTTTAAGTTTTGAAGAGTTGATTAATTACGATGGTCATATCAATATACAAAGTTCCAGTGATGCTCAAAACATCGTATCTCAGGGCGATATAGGTGACAATAAGCTTACAGGTGAGAGCATTGAATATATTTTAGCAAGCCAGGCGATTGATGATATAAGTGGTACCGCCACGTTAGAACAACGCCGAAGTGGCGCGACACTTCTTACAATCGCTTTAGATGGTACCCCCGATGGAGCCTCGCACCCAGCACACATTCATACGAACAGTGCAGCTGAAACTGGTGGGATAGTTATTGATCTTAAAGCTGTCAATGGCACCTCTGGTATGAGCATGACTCATATTGAATCCTTTAACGATGGTACTGCTGTAGATTATTCAGATTTATTAAATTATGATGGTTATATCAACGTGCATTTGAGTGCAGACAATCTTGCGACTCTAGTAGCGCAAAGCGATATAGGAGCTAACGAACTGACCGGGGAAACTAAAGAGTATGTTTTGGGTTCCGTTTCAGATCCAGATATTATGGGTAGTGCTACTTTTTCTCAACGTAAGGATGGTTCTGCTCTTGTAGAATTAAATTTAGAAGGAACGACTGATGGCAATTCACACCCTGCTCATATTCATATGAACAGTGCGGCAGAGACAGGAGCTATAGCAATAGATCTTAAAGAGGTTGATGGAGCTACAGGTAGGAGTGCTACGCAAGTAGAAGCTTTTAATGACGGTACTTCAATAGGCTATGAAGGTCTTCTGGAATATGATGGGTATATTAACGTACACGCGAGTTTAGCTGATATTACCACATTGCTTGCTCAAGGAGATATAGGTGTAAATGAATTGACTGGGAATACTAAAGAGTATGCTTTAGGTTCAGTATCTAATCCAGATATTAGCGGTACGGCAACCTTCTCTGAGCGTATGGATGGTACCACGTTAGTAGAATTGAATTTAGAAGGAACGTCTGATGGCAATGCACATCCCGCGCATATTCACATGAATACCGCTGCAGAGACTGGTGATATTGTAATTGATCTAAAGGATGTAGATGGGGCAACCGGTATGAGTGCTACTCAAGTGGAAGCTTTTAATGACGATACAGCTGTGGAATATGCTGCTCTCTTAGAATATGATGGTTATATCAATGTACATGAAAGTTCGCTCAATATCACGACACTTCTTGCACAGGGAGATATAGGTCAAAATGAACTGACTGGTTCAAAGCAGTCGTATATTCTCAATGATGTTAGTAATCCTGCAATCAGCGGCGTGGCGTCTTTCGCAGAGCGCGTTAATGGAGAAACTTTAGTGACATTATCACTTAACGGAACATCATCAGGCAGTCTTTTTCCTGCACATATACATGCAGGATCTGTTGCTGAAGCTCCAGGCGATATTGTTATAACACTTTCAAGTGTCGTGGGTGCTACCGGTCTAAGTAAGACCAATGTTGCAGCCTACAATGATGATACACCGATCACCTATACTGAAATGTTAGCCATTGACGGTTATATCAATGCACATTTAAGTGCAGATGATTTAGGAGTCCTTGTTGCCCAGGGGAACGTAGGGGTAAATGATAATTAG
- a CDS encoding TrmH family RNA methyltransferase yields MEEKDLLAYLESFVTPRRKELFETVAATRTYHLTVAVEDVGHLHNTSAVMRSCEAFGVQDMHVIEDRFGRRIDREIAMGAQKWTTVHRHSSSMEALGMLREKGYRIVATSPHKKEQTLANFKWNKPTALFFGSEAKGLSAEVMEAADDFIYIPTYGFTESLNISVSAAIIIQDLMSRLRNGKLNWELNEKERLQLKLQWLKKHVKNSDELLAAFKKRSDYV; encoded by the coding sequence ATGGAAGAAAAGGACTTATTGGCGTATCTTGAAAGTTTCGTAACGCCGAGACGAAAAGAGCTTTTTGAAACGGTTGCGGCAACACGCACCTATCACCTCACCGTGGCTGTGGAGGACGTGGGCCATTTGCACAACACTAGCGCGGTAATGCGTAGTTGTGAAGCTTTTGGTGTTCAGGACATGCATGTTATAGAAGATCGCTTTGGTAGGCGTATTGATCGTGAGATTGCAATGGGAGCTCAAAAATGGACGACCGTTCACAGGCATTCCTCTTCTATGGAAGCCTTGGGAATGCTGCGTGAAAAAGGATATAGGATAGTGGCCACCTCCCCTCATAAAAAGGAACAGACTCTGGCCAATTTCAAGTGGAACAAGCCTACGGCCTTGTTTTTTGGCAGTGAAGCAAAAGGATTGAGCGCTGAGGTTATGGAAGCGGCAGATGACTTTATCTACATACCTACTTATGGCTTTACGGAAAGTCTCAATATTTCGGTTTCTGCGGCGATAATCATTCAGGATTTGATGTCGCGCTTACGTAATGGCAAGTTGAACTGGGAACTAAATGAAAAGGAACGTTTACAGTTGAAATTGCAATGGTTAAAAAAGCATGTAAAAAATAGCGACGAACTCCTAGCAGCGTTCAAAAAGCGTTCAGACTATGTATAG
- a CDS encoding carboxypeptidase-like regulatory domain-containing protein yields MKKIFLTLLLLCAGICFSQENNNTEIITGSVLNASTDEILEGVNIINLNNVKGAITDAEGIFEIQAKVNDTLYFSFLGFKTLQVRVTNDWQKFGDVKVKMTEVGIALEEVVVKDVELTGYLEIDAKNVPVFKNVRYSISGLDSGYEAGNSQPGAINQVLNAVFNPADFLYKAFGKRPKQMKKMREMKEDDKIRALLLTKFDRETLAALLQVTKVDIDEILRRCDYSESFVKTANDLQILDAISSCYEEYKVLNRQK; encoded by the coding sequence ATGAAAAAGATTTTTCTTACCCTCTTGCTTTTATGTGCAGGTATCTGTTTTTCACAAGAAAACAACAATACCGAAATCATAACGGGTAGTGTGCTAAACGCATCTACTGATGAAATCCTGGAGGGGGTAAATATCATCAACCTCAATAATGTTAAGGGTGCCATTACCGATGCCGAAGGTATTTTTGAAATACAGGCAAAGGTTAATGACACCCTTTATTTTTCTTTTTTGGGCTTTAAGACCTTACAGGTTCGTGTTACCAATGACTGGCAGAAGTTTGGTGATGTAAAGGTAAAAATGACCGAAGTGGGTATCGCCCTCGAAGAAGTTGTGGTCAAAGATGTAGAGCTTACCGGTTATCTGGAAATAGATGCTAAAAATGTTCCCGTATTCAAGAACGTACGGTATAGCATTAGCGGATTAGATTCTGGATATGAAGCAGGAAACAGTCAGCCAGGCGCTATCAATCAGGTGCTCAACGCAGTTTTTAACCCGGCAGATTTTCTCTACAAAGCCTTTGGAAAACGGCCCAAACAGATGAAAAAAATGCGGGAAATGAAGGAAGATGATAAGATCAGGGCCTTGTTATTAACCAAATTTGACCGGGAGACCCTGGCCGCACTTTTACAGGTGACCAAAGTTGATATTGACGAGATTCTTCGCCGTTGTGATTACTCTGAAAGTTTTGTAAAAACTGCAAACGATTTGCAAATCCTTGATGCCATAAGCAGCTGTTATGAGGAATATAAAGTCCTCAATCGGCAAAAATAA
- a CDS encoding DEAD/DEAH box helicase — MNKFQALGLNDAILQAVADMGFTEPSDVQEQAIPVLLKDDTDIVALAQTGTGKTAAFGFPLIQKIDANSKTTQGLILSPTRELCLQITKEIQAYSKHVRGINAVAVYGGANISEQARQIKRGAQIIVATPGRMMDMMRRKMVDITEISYCILDEADEMLNMGFYEDITTILADTPETKNTWLFSATMPKEVARIAKKFMKSPVEITVGTKNTGAENVSHEFYMVNARDRYQALKRLADANPEIFSVVFCRTKRDTQKVAEQLIEDGYNAAAIHGDLSQNQRDLVMKSFRNRQIQMLVATDVAARGIDVDDITHVINYQLPDEIETYTHRSGRTGRAGKTGISIVIVSKSEARKIRQVEKIINKKFIQKEIPTGMEICEVQLMHLANDIKNTKINHEIDPYLFSINEVLEGLSREEIVKKVFSVEFTRFFNYYKKTKDLNTEVNAQIKEESGDSTRYFINVGAKDNFDWMTLKDFLKDLTGLGDGIYRVDCKDSFSFFNTDTEHKDTVIALFEDFKLQGRDIHVEVTKDTRGSGGGGGGKKRKGGGRKSGGFGGNSDKRSSSKKGEGRNRSERRGSNTSGGKAPFSGKRRRRDRD; from the coding sequence ATGAATAAATTTCAAGCGTTAGGACTAAATGATGCTATCCTGCAGGCAGTAGCCGACATGGGGTTCACAGAACCCTCAGATGTACAGGAGCAAGCCATTCCCGTCCTACTTAAAGACGATACTGATATCGTCGCACTCGCCCAGACCGGGACGGGAAAAACGGCAGCATTTGGTTTTCCGCTTATTCAAAAAATAGACGCAAACAGTAAAACTACCCAGGGGCTCATACTTTCTCCCACAAGAGAACTTTGTTTGCAGATCACTAAAGAAATTCAAGCGTACTCCAAGCATGTAAGGGGGATCAATGCAGTTGCCGTTTATGGTGGTGCAAACATTAGCGAGCAGGCCAGACAGATTAAGCGTGGTGCACAGATAATTGTTGCCACACCGGGTCGTATGATGGATATGATGCGCAGAAAAATGGTGGATATTACCGAAATCAGCTATTGCATACTCGATGAGGCCGATGAAATGCTCAATATGGGCTTTTACGAGGATATCACGACCATTCTTGCCGATACCCCAGAAACTAAAAATACCTGGTTATTTTCGGCTACCATGCCGAAAGAAGTTGCCCGTATTGCCAAAAAATTCATGAAATCCCCCGTGGAAATCACAGTTGGGACAAAAAACACCGGAGCAGAAAATGTTTCGCATGAATTTTATATGGTCAATGCACGGGATCGCTATCAAGCGCTTAAACGTCTTGCAGATGCCAACCCTGAAATCTTTTCAGTTGTTTTTTGCCGTACAAAACGCGATACCCAGAAAGTTGCAGAACAATTGATCGAAGATGGTTATAACGCCGCCGCAATTCACGGTGACCTAAGTCAGAATCAGCGTGATCTTGTGATGAAAAGTTTCCGTAACAGACAGATACAAATGCTGGTTGCCACAGATGTTGCAGCCCGTGGTATTGATGTAGATGACATCACGCACGTTATCAACTATCAACTTCCTGATGAGATCGAGACTTACACCCACCGTAGCGGTCGTACCGGTCGTGCAGGAAAAACGGGTATTTCTATTGTAATCGTTTCTAAAAGCGAAGCACGCAAGATCAGACAGGTCGAAAAAATCATCAATAAGAAATTCATCCAGAAAGAAATCCCTACCGGAATGGAAATCTGTGAAGTACAGTTGATGCACCTGGCCAATGATATAAAGAACACAAAAATCAATCATGAGATTGATCCTTACCTTTTCAGTATCAATGAAGTATTGGAAGGATTGAGCAGGGAAGAAATTGTCAAAAAAGTCTTTTCTGTTGAATTTACAAGGTTCTTCAATTACTATAAGAAAACCAAAGATCTCAATACAGAAGTAAACGCACAGATCAAAGAAGAATCTGGTGATTCCACACGTTACTTTATCAATGTGGGCGCAAAAGATAACTTTGACTGGATGACCCTTAAAGACTTTCTGAAAGACCTTACCGGTCTGGGTGATGGTATTTATAGGGTAGATTGTAAAGACAGCTTTAGCTTCTTTAATACAGATACCGAACATAAAGATACCGTTATCGCCCTCTTTGAAGACTTTAAACTTCAGGGTCGTGACATTCACGTAGAAGTCACTAAAGATACACGCGGAAGCGGCGGCGGTGGCGGCGGCAAAAAGCGCAAAGGTGGCGGTAGAAAGAGTGGCGGTTTTGGCGGAAACAGCGATAAGAGATCTTCTTCAAAAAAAGGAGAAGGCAGAAATAGAAGTGAACGCCGAGGATCTAATACCAGCGGTGGTAAAGCCCCATTTTCTGGAAAGAGAAGACGTAGGGACAGAGATTAA
- a CDS encoding non-canonical purine NTP diphosphatase codes for MTLVFATHNPNKLKELQALVPDFIQLKSLTDIGCTEEIIEDAPTIEGNALLKARFIKQKYNLDCFADDTGLEVAALNGEPGVYSARYAGEQKNADDNMKKLLKALQDTRNRKARFKTVIALSLNNKEYTFEGICNGAITEEKMGDSGFGYDPIFRPETYWETFAEMPLALKNSIGHRGKAVQKLVDFLKEKL; via the coding sequence ATGACACTCGTTTTTGCCACCCACAATCCAAATAAACTAAAAGAATTACAAGCGCTGGTACCCGATTTTATTCAGTTAAAAAGCCTTACTGACATAGGCTGTACAGAAGAAATCATTGAGGATGCCCCCACTATTGAGGGCAATGCCCTTCTCAAAGCGCGTTTTATAAAACAAAAATATAATCTGGACTGTTTTGCTGACGATACCGGCCTGGAAGTCGCAGCACTTAATGGCGAACCAGGTGTTTATAGTGCGCGCTATGCCGGTGAACAGAAAAATGCGGATGACAATATGAAAAAATTATTAAAAGCACTGCAAGACACGCGGAACCGAAAGGCCCGCTTTAAGACCGTGATCGCCTTAAGTTTAAACAACAAGGAATATACCTTTGAAGGTATTTGCAACGGTGCGATTACCGAAGAAAAAATGGGGGATTCCGGTTTTGGCTATGATCCCATTTTTAGACCAGAAACCTACTGGGAGACCTTTGCAGAAATGCCCTTAGCGCTCAAAAACAGTATAGGCCACCGCGGAAAAGCGGTTCAAAAGTTAGTTGATTTTCTCAAAGAAAAATTATAA
- the rlmH gene encoding 23S rRNA (pseudouridine(1915)-N(3))-methyltransferase RlmH yields MNIKLICIGKTDDRNLDELITVYSKRLGFYVNFEMDLIPDLKKTKNLTEEQQKEKEGQLILDRISPQDQLILLDEKGKEFTSVGFSQYLQKKMNSGIKTLVFVIGGPYGFSAEVYAKAQGKIGLSKMTFSHQMIRLFMVEQVYRAFTILRNEPYHHQ; encoded by the coding sequence ATGAACATAAAATTGATCTGCATAGGCAAAACGGATGATCGCAACCTTGACGAACTCATAACCGTTTACAGCAAGCGACTGGGTTTTTACGTGAATTTTGAAATGGATCTCATTCCAGATCTCAAAAAAACCAAAAACCTAACCGAAGAACAACAAAAAGAAAAAGAAGGACAATTAATTCTTGATCGAATAAGTCCGCAGGACCAATTGATCCTGTTGGATGAAAAAGGAAAGGAATTTACCAGCGTGGGTTTTTCTCAATACCTTCAAAAAAAGATGAACAGCGGTATTAAAACACTGGTTTTTGTTATAGGTGGTCCTTATGGTTTTTCTGCAGAAGTCTACGCCAAGGCACAGGGAAAAATTGGTCTTTCAAAAATGACTTTTTCACATCAGATGATCCGTTTATTTATGGTAGAGCAAGTTTATAGAGCCTTTACCATTCTACGGAATGAACCTTATCACCATCAGTAA
- the nadC gene encoding carboxylating nicotinate-nucleotide diphosphorylase: MISESQMAGEVALIIANAIREDVGDGDHSSLACIPAEAPGKAKLLVKEKGTIAGIAFAQEVFKYVDPQLEVEILMNEGDEVNVGDIAFYVQGKAQAILKAERLVLNGMQRMSAIATKTKAFAELLQGTKTKILDTRKTTPGLRALEKIAVKIGGGENHRFALYDMIMLKDNHIDFAGGIAQAIEQTKEYLKREKRDLKIIVEARDLQEVDEILSAGGVHRILLDNFNYEDTKKAVQRIGDACQTESSGGITLETARKYADCGVDYISSGALTHSVYNMDLSLKAI, from the coding sequence ATGATATCAGAATCACAAATGGCCGGGGAAGTTGCCTTGATCATAGCAAATGCCATACGGGAAGATGTAGGGGATGGTGACCATAGTTCGCTGGCGTGCATACCCGCAGAAGCACCCGGTAAAGCAAAATTACTGGTCAAAGAAAAAGGGACTATCGCGGGCATTGCCTTTGCTCAGGAAGTTTTCAAATATGTTGATCCTCAACTGGAGGTAGAAATCCTGATGAATGAAGGAGATGAAGTCAACGTGGGGGATATCGCATTCTATGTACAGGGAAAAGCACAGGCCATTCTAAAAGCTGAGCGCCTGGTGCTTAACGGGATGCAGCGTATGAGCGCCATTGCTACAAAAACAAAAGCTTTTGCCGAATTGTTACAGGGCACAAAGACAAAAATCCTGGATACCCGCAAAACCACCCCTGGATTGCGCGCGCTGGAAAAAATTGCCGTGAAGATAGGGGGAGGGGAGAACCATCGTTTTGCCCTTTATGATATGATCATGCTCAAGGATAACCATATCGATTTTGCCGGGGGAATCGCTCAGGCTATTGAGCAAACCAAAGAATATCTGAAACGGGAAAAGCGCGATCTCAAGATAATCGTGGAAGCGCGTGACCTTCAGGAGGTAGATGAGATTTTAAGTGCAGGTGGCGTACACCGTATACTTTTGGATAACTTTAATTATGAGGATACGAAGAAAGCGGTACAAAGAATAGGTGACGCCTGTCAAACAGAATCCTCTGGTGGGATTACACTTGAAACAGCCCGAAAATATGCGGATTGTGGGGTAGATTATATATCAAGTGGAGCGTTGACGCATTCGGTTTATAATATGGACCTAAGCCTGAAAGCTATCTAA
- a CDS encoding YihY/virulence factor BrkB family protein: MDKQIEKKLRAIPVVSDIVLYMKGIKLPGLQGLSLYDFWELYSVGIVKGTFSTRASAIAFSFFMALFPFFLFILNLIPYVPIADFQEKFLNFVYGVLPPQTADFFEPILLDIAANPRGGLLSFTLIFAIFLMANGVNAIFTGFEYSYHTSANRTIVRQYLVALGVSIILALMLLLSVVVIVFYQYKIGQINRHFIFTDDNSWVSSLGSYVFIIVMIYCVVGTLFYFGTKEGRHYRFFSVGALLTTVLFLLTTYFFGIYITNFSTYNQLYGSIGALLIMMVYIWLNSNLLLLGFELNAALYKLKCNF, from the coding sequence ATGGATAAACAGATTGAAAAAAAATTACGGGCTATACCCGTCGTAAGCGACATTGTGCTTTACATGAAAGGTATCAAGTTGCCTGGATTGCAAGGCTTGTCGCTTTACGATTTCTGGGAACTGTATTCTGTGGGCATTGTAAAGGGTACTTTTTCTACCCGCGCAAGTGCGATCGCCTTCAGTTTTTTTATGGCCTTGTTTCCTTTTTTTCTATTCATCCTGAATCTTATCCCATACGTGCCCATTGCAGATTTTCAGGAGAAATTTCTCAATTTTGTTTACGGGGTGCTTCCACCACAAACAGCGGATTTCTTTGAACCCATTTTACTGGATATTGCGGCAAACCCGCGTGGGGGTCTACTTTCCTTCACCCTTATTTTTGCGATATTTCTGATGGCAAATGGGGTCAATGCTATTTTTACCGGTTTTGAATATAGTTACCATACCTCTGCAAACCGTACCATAGTACGCCAATATCTGGTTGCGCTTGGTGTCTCAATAATCCTTGCACTCATGTTGCTGCTCAGCGTGGTTGTGATCGTCTTTTATCAATATAAAATTGGTCAGATCAATCGGCATTTTATTTTTACTGATGATAATTCGTGGGTATCTTCCCTGGGCAGTTATGTGTTTATTATAGTTATGATCTACTGTGTAGTAGGGACTTTATTTTATTTTGGCACAAAAGAGGGCAGGCATTACCGGTTTTTTTCCGTAGGCGCATTGCTTACAACCGTGCTTTTTTTACTTACTACTTACTTTTTTGGAATTTATATTACTAATTTTTCAACATATAACCAGTTGTACGGTTCTATAGGTGCATTATTGATCATGATGGTTTATATTTGGTTAAACTCAAATCTTTTGCTGCTTGGTTTTGAGCTAAACGCAGCACTTTATAAACTAAAATGTAATTTCTAA
- a CDS encoding DUF2147 domain-containing protein: MKKNILLLSVLLFSMVNLMAQDVTGKWKTIDDQTGDAKSIVEIYKQDGKVYGKIVELINPKKKNAKCTECPGDDKGKPLTGLMIIRGLEKDGDEYSDGKILDPISGKLYKCYIALENPDRLKVRGYVGFSLLGRTQYWSRLD; the protein is encoded by the coding sequence ATGAAAAAAAATATCCTACTGCTTTCAGTGCTATTATTTTCCATGGTAAACCTCATGGCTCAAGATGTGACCGGTAAATGGAAAACCATTGATGATCAGACGGGCGATGCCAAATCTATTGTTGAAATCTACAAACAGGATGGCAAAGTCTATGGTAAGATTGTTGAACTTATCAACCCCAAAAAAAAGAACGCAAAATGTACCGAATGCCCCGGCGATGATAAAGGCAAACCTTTAACAGGTTTGATGATCATACGTGGACTCGAAAAAGATGGTGATGAATATAGTGACGGCAAAATTTTAGACCCCATTTCTGGAAAATTATATAAATGCTATATAGCGCTAGAGAATCCAGACCGCCTCAAGGTAAGGGGTTACGTTGGGTTTTCCCTTTTGGGCCGTACGCAGTATTGGTCCCGTTTAGATTGA